From a region of the Brachyhypopomus gauderio isolate BG-103 unplaced genomic scaffold, BGAUD_0.2 sc64, whole genome shotgun sequence genome:
- the aurka gene encoding aurora kinase A gives MDSAAKIRPAKDRVISKPDPEKGLSNGPKRVPLTHNSSKTAPTPVTTHVPGVSQGPQRVQRPRSQQKPVVAGGGVKNACSGDQNISPAQAATPSQAPPRPQAQVQPRARNAPDCVRTEPSKQEKPNQKPAVGTNNSSSAEKKPWSLENFDIGRALGKGKFGSVYLARERQTKFILALKVLFKKQLEKAGVEHQLRREVEIQSHLRHPNILRLYGYFHDSARVYLILEFAPKGELYGELQRCGTFNDQRSATYIMELADALYYCHSKKVIHRDIKPENLLLGSNGELKIADFGWSVHTPSSRRSTLCGTLDYLPPEMIEGKTHDEKVDLWSLGVLCYEFLVGRPPFETKSHEETYRKISRVEFTFPGHVSEGSRDLISRLLKHNPLLRLPIQGVLMHPWVLENATKKPTSFTPSAKIGQ, from the exons ATGGACTCCGCTGCCAAGATCAGGCCGGCCAAAGACCGGGTTATTTCCAAACCCGACCCTGAAAAG GGTTTAAGCAATGGCCCAAAAAGGgttcccctcacacacaactctTCGAAGACCGCTCCAACGCCAGTTACCACACACGTTCCAGGTGTGTCGCAGGGGCCGCAGCGTGTCCAGAGGCCGCGGAGTCAGCAGAAGCCTGTGgtggctggtggtggtgtgaaaaACGCCTGCAGTGGAGATCAGAACATCAGTCCTGCTCAGGCTGCTACGCCAAGCCAGGCTCCGCCCAGGCCACAGGCACAGGTCCAGCCTAGAGCTCGCAATGCACCTGACTGTGTGAGAACCGAACCCAGCAAGCAGGAGAAACCCAACC AAAAACCTGCTGTTGGCACAAACAACTCATCCAGTGCTGAAAA GAAACCGTGGAGTTTGGAGAACTTTGACATCGGCAGGGCACTGGGCAAGGGCAAGTTTGGGAGCGTGTACCTGGCCCGGGAGAGGCAGACCAAGTTCATCCTGGCCCTGAAGGTGCTGTTTAAGAAGCAGCTGGAGAAAGCTGGTGTAGAACACCAGCTGAGAAGAGAGGTGGAGATCCAGTCTCACCTCAG GCACCCCAACATTCTGAGACTGTATGGCTACTTCCATGACTCGGCGCGCGTGTACCTCATCCTGGAATTTGCTCCCAAGGGTGAGCTGTACGGGGAGCTTCAGCGATGTGGGACGTTCAACGACCAGCGCAGCGCTACG TATATAATGGAGTTGGCTGATGCCTTGTACTACTGCCACTCCAAGAAGGTGATCCACAGAGACATTAAACCAGAGAACCTGTTACTGGGCTCCAACGGAGAGTTGAAGATTGCTGATTTTGGGTGGTCAGTCCACACACCTTCCTCCAG GAGGTCAACTTTGTGTGGTACCCTGGACTACCTTCCCCCTGAGATGATCGAGGGAAAGACCCATGATGAGAAGGTTGATCTCTGGAGTCTTGGGGTGCTTTGCTACGAGTTTCTGGTTGGACGCCCCCCATTTGAAACTAAGAGCCATGAAGAAACTTACCGCAAGATTTCTAGG GTGGAGTTCACCTTCCCAGGCCACGTGAGCGAGGGCAGCCGTGATCTGATCAGCAGACTGCTGAAGCACAACCCACTGCTCCGCCTCCCCATCCAGGGAGTCCTGATGCACCCCTGGGTCCTGGAGAACGCCACCAAGAAGCCCACCAGCTTCACGCCCTCCGCCAAGATTGGGCAGTGA